ACTTTTAACCTCCTTAAATCGAACCTTGGTCTTGTGTGAATCCCGATGACCCATAAGTGTGTCTGCTTGGAATCGCACAGCCATTCGCGTCTTTCCCCCCTGCGATTCCTCTTTGAGCCTCCCAGTCGGAGAACTCGCACTATCTGCCTTGGACCAGATGACTgcaaataaaagtatttttcaaaGCTATTTGGGTGAGGAAACATAATCGCTCTCACTGCTAAAGCGGAAAAGCACATTAGCTGCATTTCATTGCGACCGTTTTGCAAAGTCGCAATCAAGTAGAAAAACTACTTTTGACAAGTTTGCCGTTAATTTCTAAAAATTTTAgtcccacccatccatccatcatctaccgcttatccggggccgggtcgcgggggcaacagctttagcagggaagcccagacttccctctccctagctacttcttccagctctccccgggggatcctgagtcgttcccaggccagctgggtgacatagtctctccagcatgtcctgggtcttcctctgggtctcctcccggtgggacatgaccggaacacctcaccggggaggcgctcaggaggcatccgaatcagatgcccacctcatctggctcctctcgatgtggaggagaagcggctcgactctgagcccctcccggatgactgagcttctcaccttatctctaagggagagcccggacaccctgcggagaaaactcatttcagccgcttgtatccgggatctcgttctttcggtcacgacccatagctcgtgaccataggtgagggttgggacgtagatcgaccggtaaattgagagcttcgccttttggctcggctccttcttcaccacgacagaccgatacaacgtccgcatcacagcagacgctgcaccgatccgcctgtcgatctcccgctccctcctacccccactcgtgaacaagaccccaagatacttgaactcctccacttggggtaagatctcctccccgacccggagggggcactccacccttttccgactgaggaccatggtttcagatttggaggtgctgattttcatcccaaccgcttcacactcggctgcgaaacgctccagtgagagttgtagagccccgtttgaaggagccaacagtaccacatcatctgcaaaaagcagggatgaaatactgaggcccccaaaacggaccccctcaacgcttcggctgcgcctagaaattctgtccataaaggttatgaacagaatcggcgacaaagggcagccttggcggagtcctacctccactggaaacgattccgacttactgccggcaatgcgaaccaaactctgacatcggtggtatagtgaccgaacagcccgtatcagggggttcggtaccccatacccacgaagcaccccccacagaactccccaagggacacggtcaaacgccttctccaagtccacaaaacacatgtagactggttgggcgaattcccacataccttcaaggaccctgctaagggtgtagagctggtccactgttccacggccgggacgaaaaccacactgctcctcctcaatctgaggctcgacttcctgacggaccctcctctccaccacccctgaatagaccttaccagggaggctgaggagtgtgatccctctgtagttggaacacaccctccggtccccctttttaaaaagagggactaccaccccagtctaccaatccagaggcactctccctgttgaccacgcgatgttgcagaggcatgtcaaccaggacagccccacaacatccagagccttgaggaactccgggcggatctcatccacccctgcggccttgccaccgaggagctttttaaccacatcggtgacttcaaagACAGAGAtaagagagcccacctcagagtccccaggctctgcttcctccaaggaaggcgtgttggtggagttgaggaggccttcgaagtactctgcccaccggttcacaacgtcctgagtcgaagtcagcagcgccccatccccactgtacacagtgttagtggtgcactgcttccccctcctgagacgtcggatggtggaccagaatttcctcgaagccgtccggaagtcggcttccatggcctcaccgaactcttcccacgctcgggtttttgcctcggtgaccaccgaagccgcggtccgcttggccagtcgatacccgtcagctgcctctggggtcccacaggccataaaggctcgataggactccttcttcagcttgacggcatcccttactgctggtgtccaccagcgagtacgggggttgccgccacgacaggcaccaaccaccttacggccacaactcagattggccgcctcaacaatagaggcacggaacacggtccactcgggctcaatgtcccccgcgtcccccggaacatgggaaaagctctgtcggaggtgggagttgaaactccttctgacaggagattccgccagacgctcccaacgaaccctcactatacgtttgggtctgccaggacggaccggcatcttcccccaccatcggagcctactcaccaccaggtggtgatcagttgacagctccgcccctctcttcacccgagtgtccagaacatgcggccgcaaatccgatgatacaactacaaagtcgatcatcgaactgcggcctagggtgtcctggtgccaagtgcacatacggggacacccttatgtttgaacaaggtgttcgttatggacaatccgtgacgagcacagaagtccaataacaaaacaccactcgggttctgatcgggggggccgttcctcccaatcacgcccctccaggtctcactgtcattgcccacgtgagcattgaagtcccccagcagaacaagggagtccccagcaggagtactctccagcacaccctccaaggactccaaaaagggtgggtatgctgagctgctgtttggtgcatatgcacaaacaacagtcaggacccgtccacccacccgaaggcagagggaggcaaccctctcgtctaccggtgtgaaccccaatgtacaggcactgagccggggggcaatgagtatgcccacacctgctctgcgcctctcaccgtgagcaactccagagtggaagagagtccaacccctctcgagagaactggcaccagaacccaggctgtgtgtggaggcaagtccgactatatccagtcggaaattctctgcctcacataccagctcgggctccttccctgccagagaggtgacattccatgtcccaagagctagcttctgcagccgaggatcggacctccagggtccccgcctttggctgccgcccagctcacatagcacccgacccctttggcccctctcatgggtggtgagcccatgggaagggggacccacgttgcctcttcgggctgtgcccgaccgggccccatgggtgtaggcccggccaccaggcgcttgccaatgagccccacctccaggcctggctccagaggggggccccggtgacccgcgtccgggcaagggaaacctagatccatttatttcattcatcataggggtctttgagccgtgctttgtctggcccctcaccgagagcctgtttgccatgggtgaccctgccaggggcataaagccccagacaacttagcttctaggatcattgggacactcaaacccctccaccacggtaaggtgacgactcttgGAGGGGTAAAAATTTTAGTGAAATatgaaaatgcaacaaaattcaTCAAATGGGAACAATCCGGTTGGCTCGATTCAGTCTTTGTGAATTAGCAAAACCCAGATGATTGATAATCgacaaatagaaaacaaaaacctgaTTGGTGGATATTGAGACAGCCTTGCAAACTACTTTAATAACAGATCCCTGTAGATGGTGCCATTGCATCAGTTTGGATTTGGGATCAGCTCAGCACAGTTTTGGAGATTCAGCGGTGAATCTCGCCTTATGTCGGTAATGAAAGAAATGCCAACATGTACATTGGACATGTTTAGGTGGCTTAAATTTGAAGAGGGTATGCATACGATTGATATAAACAAATCATGTGCCGTCTTGGGTGACACAAAGTAGGTTGCGATTGTGAGAAAAGACCGGATTCATATTGTAAATGAAGAATGCCGTTTCTcggcccattaaaaaaaaaaattgccataaaaaattttgtctttgttgtttcaTAGTTTGAGGTGTCAGAAGATACATCTTTATTCATATAGCTGCAGCTGAaagaaagcgctttacaaaacatttaacataaaatcatatatatatatatatatacatatatatatatatatatatattttaggtcAAAGTCATTGTTCTGGTTGAgatgtttcttttcacaaaatgcttgttttctcggctttttggtcagaaatgtgtgttttgtgaaAGCAATTAATCTCAAATGCTGACTAACATGCGGTTGACATATTTACAGGGGAGTAAAACATATTCCAACATAATCAGAAGGATTCATTCATATGCTGTTTTAGCAGTGCTGGAAGATCATCCAACGATGAGAGCCAATGCTCTTTCGGCACATCACGTCGCTCAAAGTTATTTGTTCGGTCCAAAAGGAAGCCGTGGATTCCGGCTGAGCGAGATGCCAGGTAGTCGTTCACGTAATGATCCCCAACGTGAGCAATGCTGGAAGGGGGCGTGCCGCACTTCTGCAGAGCCTGCTCAAAGATGGCCACGTGGGGCTTCTCGACACCTGCCGCCTCTGACGTCACCACGAAATTGAAGTGCGAAAGCAGCCCGCAACCGCGTAAGATGGCTTCTAGTCGGTTGTCAAAGTTGGAAACGACTCCTAGTTTCAGTCCTAGTGAGGTGCAGCTCTCCAGAGATGACTTGGAGTCTGGAAATACCTCAAATATAAAAACAttattcaacataatatgatGAAAACAAGTTGGGGACTTTAGAATTTCAGATGAAATTTTGGAAAATACACAATCTTTTTGCAAAAATTTAATTATAGCATCTAAACTTATCAATccacatgtccaactgttatGGTTCGGTACTTTTTGCAGTTCTCTCAATGAGCAAAATGGCAAAAGTCACATGAATCAACGTAAAGCTCTGTGGCCACTTCCCTCTGAGAACAACCAGTTCCGAAATGTTACCCAAAAGGCAAATATCCCTAACTTAAGTGGTTTCAATTATGTTTTGGGCTCTAAAACCTGTTGACATACAACCAACAATCACATCATTTACCTCCCAGTTCTCAGCATGACTGAAGTTCTGGTATAGGTTGGTGGCCATTGTACTGAGCAGGGCCGGGTCACGCACCCTGCACTGAAAGAAGGTGGCCTTCACCACCGCCGTCCACCACGACTGTCCATCAAGTCCCTGAGCGATGCCGTAGTTTGGGAATCGGCTGGAATGATGTCGATATGCCTGACGGAAAGCAGCGTCCACCTCGGAAGGCGTGAGGCTCAGACCCATTCGTTTAGCCTCGTCGCAGTACTGCTCACCGACCGAGGAACGCACCCTCAGCAGGGTGTCTTTCACATCCCAGAGCACCCACCGCAGAGGGGTGTGCATCGCACCTGTTGGGGTATGACACAAGACAACTTCAAGTTCCAGAAACTGTATAGCCACTGAGAATCCTGCATCCGAACAACACTACTGTTGACAATCCCATAGTGggtaaaagatgacattttcatcCATGACGTCTTAAAAAGTCAATATAAAAACGGAGGAGGGAGTGCATTGTTTCTTGCAGAATTCTTTAGTCTAGACAGTGACTAATGGGGCGAGAATGGTGGCATGAAGACTGAATCACGTAATTGGGAAAAGTGGGCAACTGTTCCAGGGCCCGAAATTCTGAATGTGCCTATTATCTAGCGGCAATTCAATTAACCTTGAGCGTGGGAACATACAGGGCCAAACTCACATCCTGAAGTGATATGATGGTTGAAAATATTTGATGGCATTTGTAATTTAACTGAAATAAAGTATTTCCCTCTCTCTTCGATTAAATACAAGGTACCGGTATTCTTTACTTCATCCCACAATTCTTGGTACTTTTTGTAGGTGCCCCTGAATCACgctgccccctgctggacaAACAGCGGCATCATAATTTCCAATGATGTTTACGAACCCCAGTAGGGAAAACGTAATATAGTCTCTGAAAAAAATGCACGAAGGTCACCAATTATCAGGGTTAATCTCACATCCGCGAACCCGGATTATGACGCACACATTGCCAGTGTTACCGTTTAGACCACAATAAACACAAAACCGAATGCCGGCAGGATTTACCAGTATCCCAACGACTCGCAGATTCGTCGTATCCTGCGTACGTGCGTGTTTTGTGGCTGTTTGGTGGATATCAGTAAATATaaccaaaaaagataaataaagaaTTCATTTTACATGTTTAAATTATTCAATAAAATTTAATGACATGGCCTTAGTACAGTATATGGTAGAGGACGAATCTGCCAATCCGGTTATGAGGTTTGTAATTTCCCGACATCTTGGCTATAAATTGTAGTTCTAAGCCAGAACTACAATTTGGTTTCCCCCTGAATAACAAGATACGTTCATGTCACTGGCATTGCATGTGTGTTTAAAATTATACGGCCTCCCACACATTAACAAACGATCTCAGTTTTAAGTAGTGGTGTTAGCTTTCTGGTTGGCGGTCGGCGAACGTGTACCCAAATCGAGACAAGGTCACAATCATCTGCCCGCGACTAAGGTGTAAAAAATTAAGTTTGTACGGTATATCTTACGTGGGCACAGTCACCTCGTTCGTTTCAAGTTACTGTTAACGTGGTGTAAATTGTCGTTTACGTCCGTTTATAGTGGACTATAAATAGATATCGCGAGAATACGTTCGATACCACAGGAAAAACGCGTACTTACGTAACCGATGTAACATCCGATACTGCCGGGGGCGCTATACAAAAAAAGCAGTTATGTCGCGCACGCCTAATTGTAAACGCACATGCGCAGTTGTTCAAGTATCAGTCTGCGTTCACAAGGTTTCGAGACATGTTTAGTCCTCTAAAACAAGAGAAGCTTCATTAATCGAAGTTAAAATATGGCAACTCCTGCTGTTCGACTTTTCCGAAGGTTAGAGGGTCTGTTTTGCGTCTACAAGCCTCCTGGTGTCCATTGGAAACTCGTGAGGGACACCATCGAGACCAAGCTCCTTAAAGGTCTGACTTCCTCATCATGCTTCACCTCTCTAAAAAATACACACGCAATACGAATACtcttaaatattttgaaatatccATGTGTATATATTCCAGGTTTAGATGCGTTGCCAACGCTGCCTCTTCCTGAGCAGACCCGGTTTTTGACACCACCAGGCGGTGACACTCAGACTCCCAAGGGGCTGTTAGCAGTCTGCGTCCCGGTCCTGTCCAAACACCCTTTGGGTATGTGGATATGCATTTCTGCCACTCTTAAATTCAGTAATGTTATCCTCGCACCTCAGCTTTAGTGTAGTACATGCATGTATTATAACATTACTTTGAGTTGACCGAGAGACGAACACAAACTTATTATTAAAATGTTTCAGTAACTGGTCCTGAATTCCAGCATCTTCGAGTTGGTGTTGGACATCATTTGGATACATTTTCCTCAGGAGTAATGGGTATGATCTTAATTTCgttgaaactgttttttttttatccttgatTTGATGATAACGTCTGATTTCAAATGAAGTCCTTGGTGTTGGGAATGGAAATAGAGCTCTGAATGACCTCTACAACATGAAAGTCACAAGGGTAATTTCATCTGGTTCCAACCAAAATAACACTATGGTGTCATTTGCACACAATCGCCATAGATTCAATGATGCCTGCTTTTTCAGGACTACACATTGGAGGGTGAGTTTGGGACCGCTACAGATAACTTCTCACACATGGGACGAGTTGTGGAAAGATCCACATATGGTATGGATTCTGTAATACCTGCTCCACAATATCCactcaatgtttttctttggtcGCATCGACCTCATTAATGCAATTATGGTATTGTTGTTACATTATTATATTTAGACTgtgtcataagataagatatcctttattcatcccacactggggaaatttacagcctccagcagcaagaatgtatgtagaaagaagaaagagaaaaaaacaacaaacatctttcaaccTATTAACCTAATTCAACAATGTTGCATTTATATTTGCCTTTTGCCAGCACACCAACCTTAAAATACGACCATCATGACCGACATTAAAATATTGTAGGCTAGCGAAGTAGGTCGAAGTATGAATAAAAAACGGTAGTTATGTTATTCTTTAAAAGTATGTATATGTAGCATTGTAAGCCACTAATATTGTGAACGTTAACACTGTGCTTAAATAaaggaacattaaataaaatgtacttcaGTCATTAAATTGAAATGTATGGCGCAGAAAAGATAAAAAGATGACTCCATaacatcaaaaacaaatttcttgtagattaaatataataaaagtTAAGTGCAACGATACAGTTCAGGCAGTAATCATTTTGATTACCACCAGAGGGAGCCAACACCCCGCTATTGTTTTATGTACCCGCTGAAAATGACTGGTTTAGTACTTTCGAATTCTAAGAAAAGCTGGCCTCTTGCATCTTACTTCGTATGTAACATAACGCCTGTGGACAGTTGCCTACAATTCTTAAATACCCGCATTAGCATGTTTTCAAGGTTTGAcgaactgaaaataaaaaaatgctcaatatGAAGTGAGTTTAGAAATTCAATATCTTAAAGGACATGAACCTGAACATAAAAAAGTACTTTTTGTGAATTCATTTGATAATGTTTACCTGTTTGAATACTGCATTCACAAAAACTATTAGGTGGTTAAAATAGACCTGGAAACAATAAAGTGTGAAAAAGACATTGAACACTGTTACTTCATCGTATTCCAAATTATTTCGCAAATTGTTTTTCTCTGACTTTTACAGTCAACACACTCAGCATAATTTTCAAGTAAACTGGTAGAGGTTGTAAAGAACTGAAAATAATCTTTCCCCAAAAGGAGGTAGGAGCAGAATCGCGATGATCTTGGGAGGCAGTTCAGATCCAAAAAGCAGCTCTGGGGTTTATTCTGAcatccttgggggggggggggggggggggctctcaatGGATGCAAGAATTGCCAAGCTGTTATCAACTACAAGGGCTTATGTTCAAATGTAACTTGTTGAGATATTTTTGATTGAAGTAGCTTTAGATTCCAGCAAATGCAACCTGTTATTGCTGTAAATTCAATTCATGGAATTTGTTGAAATGAATCAAATTTTCAGATCTTTACAACCTATTAAATGTCTCGAACCACTGCTGTACATTGTGATTGGGAACAATGCATtttaacaaaaggaaaaaaggcctgtttttgaaagaaaatactTATCATTGGCAGGTTTTGTTGAAACGCATTCAAATTATTCTCAAACAGGTTCCGACTGAAAAATTATGCTGAGCGCTATTTGCATAGACTGTTTATAAAAATCGAAGACAAACATTTGTTACACGGTCTAAGTCAGTCTTaacactgtaaatttccccagtgtgggacaaatacagGATATCTTAACATGACCCGTCACTATTGAACTTCACTTGTTTGCTCAACAGATCATATCACTCAAGATAAACTGGAACGAGTTTTGGCAATGCTGCAGGGAGCAAATCAAAAGGCCTTGTTAACGTATGTCAATTTTGGCTCTACTCATGTCAAAAGTGCTTCGTGGATGTGATATGTTTCTCCGTCCTAGGTATGCCAACGTAGACATGCGCTCACAGGAAGCCTACGAGATGGCCGTGCAAGGTTTTCTCGGTCCAGAGGGGAAGTCCCCGCCTATTTTGACGGGTCTGCGATGCATTCGCTTCCAACCTCCTAACTTCACTCTGGGTAAACTGCCTGTCAAAACACCCTCAGATGTGCCATTTTAATGCCGTTACGCCAGAATTTCATTTGCAATGTTCTGCTCTCAGAGGTACAGTGCCTGAACGAAACACAGAAATACCTGCGCAAAGTGGTGCACGAGATAGGACTTGAGCTGCGCAGCACGGCCGTCTGCAAGGGGGTTCGGCGCACAAGAGACGGCACCTTCACATTGCAGGACGCCCTCAACCGCCACCAGTGGACGCCCGCTGATGTCACGCGGGCCGTTCGACAGTACCACGCCGCGAGGAAAAACAGACTCTCCAGTCGATCAAAGACTGTGATGACAAACGCCAGAAGCAACCAAGAAGAACATAGGAACAGAGAAGCACATTCAAGTGAAGGAACATGAAGCTACGACCATCTCAGTCCACCATGAGCCCAGAAACATGCGCCGGCTAAGATCATCTCGGAAGGCAGTTTGACGGCCCTGTGATTACAATGTCCAAGAGGCGGCGGTGTGTCAACATTTGCCGATGACAGAAGCTTCCTTGTGATGAGGCAATCACATTATTGTCATACTCTCCATAGCTGCAAGGGACACTTTGTCCAAACTGAGACCAGCGCTGCCTTGTCAATCCAAAAGAACGCTCACAAAGGCTGATTAACGACAAGAACAAGAAGCTATTTGTCATCCAcagctttttttaaaggagAGTTTCGAAACACAAATggtaattaaaatgtaattttctttgAACATTATTCAGCATTGTAGTACATGTACAACCCAATAAACACCATATGACAAGTCATTATTACGGTTGTCAATCAAAGCAGTACAGCACaatgcaaggcagctttatttgtaCGGCACAATTCATTCACCAGTTaattcaatgtgcttcacatagtTACAAAACATTTAGAGGCAAACACATGTGCAATATTTGATAAACAGAAGAATTCAAGACCAACAATACAAGAGCATGATTATAAGTCTGGGAGGAGCATTGTTTgtaacctggatttaaaagcattttacgCTTGGGGCAAACTTCAGTATTGGTCTATCATTATTCTTCGGCATAGTTTTACCAGGAAACCATTTATGTCAATAACGGTATTAGAGATGGGTGGGGGAAAGGGTaaaactgaccaaaaaaaataattctcagaTGCACTTTGTTCAGCAACATCCTGCTTTCTTCTTTGGAGGTGCTTTGTGCAACACCAGGGTTTCATTTCTTCCATCATCTTTATGACTCAACAACCTGGTAACGACGACAGGCAACGACGCACACTCTCAATGTTAATTTATATACTTCAAAACAGACCTACAAGATAAATTACCTGGCAACTGCTTCCAAAGACTGAATCACATTGTCGCCGGAGACGGCGCTGCACTCCATAAAGTCTGCCTTTAACTTCTATTCAAAGAATAAATTACAATTAcagaaatgtttgtttcttCCCTGGGGGCAGGAGGAGCGGCGCTAAACCACATACATACCTTTGCAACATTCTGACCCTCTTCAGTTGTAACACGACGCTCAACGTGATCGCTTTTATTTCCGAGAAGTAAAACTGGAACATTTTCCATGGCCGCTTCCTGAAAACAATTATTTGGCTACATGTTAGGTCCCGATCGTCAGTGGCCAATCTTTTGTCAAACTTGAGCTTCAAACTTCTCTGAATACTACTAAATCCATTAGTTATGCATTTTAACTGCTCCTGGCACTGAAATGCCTATTTTGGCCTGTTCTGAGCTTGgaggcaaaaacacaaaagtgacCTTTTCAGTTGTTATGAAGGCCTCCAGGGCCAAATTAAATACATCACAAAATATGATGCAACAACCAATAAAGTGAATTTGGATCATTTTATGTCCACGCCAAGCTGCATAAGATTATCTTTTAGTGATTCCCACAgggcaaataaggatgattattCTGGAAACTGTCATTCACACAAAGCTTCAAGAGTCCCGCAACACAATATTCGGCGACAAAACAGTGCAGCATGATACAGAACCAACCAAATAAAAGTGTGTCTAATTCAGAACTCACCTGGATGCATCTTGCCCAGTAGTGGACGGCGGTGAAGCTTTGAGAGGAAGTGATGTCATACATCAGGAGAAATGCACGCGCTCGATGGAATACCTGATTGGTGATGCTGCGAAACCTTTGAAAGCCATCAGAATGGGAAAATTTGAAACAAGTTGATTTGCAAATTCCCTTTAAATAATGTTGTCGGCAAAAAGACAAAGCAAGCTTGTTAAACTGCTCTGTGACAACAGGAAACACTCAAGAAATAACTGTGGTTTTAACGTCTGTAGGCTGTTGCCTGCCAAATTcccttaaacacacacacacaaaacattcttCCCTGGACAATCCGATTA
The DNA window shown above is from Hippocampus zosterae strain Florida chromosome 9, ASM2543408v3, whole genome shotgun sequence and carries:
- the hdhd3 gene encoding haloacid dehalogenase-like hydrolase domain-containing protein 3 isoform X1; protein product: MLHRLRAMHTPLRWVLWDVKDTLLRVRSSVGEQYCDEAKRMGLSLTPSEVDAAFRQAYRHHSSRFPNYGIAQGLDGQSWWTAVVKATFFQCRVRDPALLSTMATNLYQNFSHAENWEVFPDSKSSLESCTSLGLKLGVVSNFDNRLEAILRGCGLLSHFNFVVTSEAAGVEKPHVAIFEQALQKCGTPPSSIAHVGDHYVNDYLASRSAGIHGFLLDRTNNFERRDVPKEHWLSSLDDLPALLKQHMNESF
- the trub2 gene encoding mitochondrial mRNA pseudouridine synthase TRUB2, whose translation is MATPAVRLFRRLEGLFCVYKPPGVHWKLVRDTIETKLLKGLDALPTLPLPEQTRFLTPPGGDTQTPKGLLAVCVPVLSKHPLVTGPEFQHLRVGVGHHLDTFSSGVMVLGVGNGNRALNDLYNMKVTRDYTLEGEFGTATDNFSHMGRVVERSTYDHITQDKLERVLAMLQGANQKALLTYANVDMRSQEAYEMAVQGFLGPEGKSPPILTGLRCIRFQPPNFTLEVQCLNETQKYLRKVVHEIGLELRSTAVCKGVRRTRDGTFTLQDALNRHQWTPADVTRAVRQYHAARKNRLSSRSKTVMTNARSNQEEHRNREAHSSEGT
- the hdhd3 gene encoding haloacid dehalogenase-like hydrolase domain-containing protein 3 isoform X2; amino-acid sequence: MHTPLRWVLWDVKDTLLRVRSSVGEQYCDEAKRMGLSLTPSEVDAAFRQAYRHHSSRFPNYGIAQGLDGQSWWTAVVKATFFQCRVRDPALLSTMATNLYQNFSHAENWEVFPDSKSSLESCTSLGLKLGVVSNFDNRLEAILRGCGLLSHFNFVVTSEAAGVEKPHVAIFEQALQKCGTPPSSIAHVGDHYVNDYLASRSAGIHGFLLDRTNNFERRDVPKEHWLSSLDDLPALLKQHMNESF